A portion of the Sulfurospirillum diekertiae genome contains these proteins:
- a CDS encoding tetrahydrodipicolinate N-succinyltransferase N-terminal domain-containing protein, with protein sequence MALRITIDETDFKALVQEIESQEGYRKPIGFGIARVDRGQLSPEKILQASFPVVNWNENFGSAAILIAALQESGVDVDFTSSEFVYDVKKKFVKNAMNAFTPYLNLALGEAHKNVQVIKTLDWIAQTEKLKKDYRIVFIFEDDAPLSPEAVYLKLYALSTGKAPIRSLNLSGAFGVLENVAWSLGQPIELEWLRMHEIEMKLLGEYPLIESVDKFPRFLSHIIPADNTRILDASKVRMGAQLHAGTTIMPGASYVNFNAGTTGAVMVEGRISSSVVVGKGSDVGGGASILGVLSGTNGNPVSIGENTLLGANSVTGIPLGNGCIVDAGIAILEGTKVGVNAGELAKIIEANPKAKLKKAGKEEMVFLKGLELAGLHGVHFRQNSMNGMIIATRSKREIKLNSELH encoded by the coding sequence ATGGCGTTACGCATTACTATTGATGAGACAGATTTTAAAGCATTGGTTCAAGAGATTGAATCACAAGAGGGATACCGTAAACCGATTGGTTTTGGTATCGCGAGAGTTGATCGTGGACAACTAAGTCCCGAGAAGATTTTACAAGCAAGCTTTCCTGTGGTCAACTGGAATGAGAACTTCGGCAGTGCCGCTATTTTAATCGCAGCATTGCAAGAGAGTGGGGTTGATGTCGATTTTACCAGCAGTGAATTTGTCTATGATGTTAAGAAAAAATTTGTTAAAAATGCCATGAATGCGTTCACACCTTATCTCAATCTTGCTTTGGGAGAAGCGCATAAAAATGTTCAAGTCATTAAAACACTCGATTGGATTGCGCAAACCGAAAAGCTAAAAAAAGATTATCGTATTGTCTTTATCTTTGAAGACGATGCACCTTTAAGTCCTGAAGCGGTCTATCTTAAACTCTATGCGCTCTCAACAGGAAAAGCTCCGATTCGTTCCTTGAATCTTTCAGGGGCTTTTGGCGTGCTCGAGAATGTTGCATGGTCTTTGGGGCAACCTATTGAGCTTGAATGGCTACGAATGCATGAAATTGAGATGAAACTTTTGGGTGAGTATCCACTCATCGAATCTGTCGATAAATTCCCTCGTTTCTTATCACACATTATTCCTGCCGATAATACACGTATTTTGGATGCCAGTAAGGTACGAATGGGTGCACAACTGCATGCAGGTACAACGATTATGCCAGGAGCCAGTTACGTCAACTTTAATGCAGGCACAACGGGTGCTGTGATGGTGGAAGGTCGCATTAGCTCTTCTGTTGTCGTGGGCAAAGGGAGTGATGTGGGAGGTGGTGCTAGCATCTTAGGTGTGCTAAGCGGAACGAATGGTAATCCTGTGAGTATTGGTGAAAATACACTGCTTGGCGCCAACTCTGTGACGGGTATTCCTTTGGGAAATGGTTGCATTGTGGATGCGGGTATTGCTATTTTGGAGGGTACTAAAGTTGGTGTAAATGCTGGAGAACTTGCTAAGATTATCGAAGCAAACCCTAAAGCAAAACTCAAAAAAGCAGGTAAAGAAGAGATGGTTTTCTTAAAAGGCTTAGAGTTAGCAGGACTTCATGGCGTTCATTTCCGCCAAAATAGCATGAATGGTATGATCATAGCAACACGCAGTAAACGAGAAATCAAACTGAATAGTGAACTTCATTAA
- a CDS encoding GGDEF domain-containing protein — protein sequence MQQFKEALSTFHALCLGMILLALCILKFGLIPTYAYYFVWQSTFVFLIIALFLSIYFNKSKLFVLLLFPLFFDLALAFPSTLFTKLSVTAFWHITPLITALGYLLLYALQERGLFSSFGAFRTALGLIVLGIGYLGLKYFSPSMQQALDTPILHASLHGLSKASDFILIISLISLLFIFLISLLFEVQSQKAPFWMLLAQMIPFLFLQESNSFLLFSLVTSLIAISALVHDAYRMAYADTLTGIPSRRALEERFLHLGSHYMIAMADIDFFKKFNDKFGHDIGDDVLKLVAKELSHIKNGGKAYRYGGEEFTILFNGKKKEECIMALEEVRERIFRRGFVIRDKNRPEKVPQEIQKANTVKKERLSISIGLATSSKGKTPNEIIKIADDALYKAKESGRNCLICL from the coding sequence ATGCAACAATTCAAAGAGGCTCTTTCGACTTTTCATGCACTCTGTTTAGGAATGATTCTTCTTGCCCTTTGTATTTTGAAATTTGGACTTATCCCTACGTATGCCTATTATTTTGTTTGGCAAAGTACCTTTGTTTTTCTCATTATTGCTCTTTTTTTAAGTATCTATTTCAACAAAAGTAAACTCTTTGTTTTATTACTTTTCCCACTTTTTTTTGATTTAGCCCTTGCCTTTCCAAGTACCCTCTTTACCAAGCTTAGTGTCACCGCATTTTGGCATATCACCCCGCTTATTACGGCACTGGGATACCTCTTGCTTTATGCCTTACAAGAACGTGGTCTTTTTAGTTCCTTTGGAGCATTCAGAACAGCGCTTGGACTCATTGTTTTAGGAATTGGATACCTTGGCTTAAAATATTTTTCACCCAGTATGCAACAAGCTCTAGATACACCTATTTTGCATGCAAGCTTACATGGTTTAAGTAAGGCAAGTGATTTTATACTGATTATTTCGCTCATATCTCTTCTGTTTATTTTTCTGATCTCTTTACTGTTTGAAGTCCAAAGTCAAAAAGCCCCTTTTTGGATGCTTTTAGCGCAGATGATCCCTTTTTTATTTTTACAAGAGAGTAACTCTTTTCTTCTCTTCTCTCTTGTGACCTCACTTATTGCTATCAGTGCTCTTGTACATGATGCTTACCGTATGGCATATGCCGATACACTGACAGGTATCCCATCAAGAAGAGCCTTGGAAGAACGCTTTTTACATCTAGGTTCACACTATATGATTGCAATGGCCGACATTGATTTTTTTAAAAAATTTAATGATAAATTTGGACATGATATTGGCGATGATGTTTTAAAATTAGTCGCCAAAGAGTTAAGTCATATTAAAAATGGCGGGAAAGCATATCGCTATGGTGGGGAAGAGTTTACTATTCTTTTTAATGGTAAAAAGAAAGAAGAGTGCATTATGGCATTGGAAGAAGTGAGGGAGCGGATTTTCAGACGTGGCTTTGTGATACGCGATAAAAATCGTCCTGAGAAAGTACCACAAGAGATACAAAAGGCAAACACTGTCAAAAAAGAGAGGCTCTCCATTAGTATTGGTTTAGCAACCTCTTCCAAAGGAAAAACACCCAATGAAATCATCAAAATAGCCGATGATGCTTTGTATAAAGCTAAAGAAAGCGGGCGTAACTGTCTCATTTGCTTATAA
- a CDS encoding phosphatidylglycerophosphatase A family protein, with protein sequence MPNAFLTFFYTGHTPKAPGTAGSLLAVILGALIIRYISMETIVLLTILFTILGVKQINAYESVSGKHDDSRIVIDEVIGVWIALILSSGTLLQVVLCFVFFRIFDIWKPSLIGKIDRNVQGGWGVIGDDMLAGVLAGICSAGVFQLFEYIKMTLLN encoded by the coding sequence ATGCCAAATGCTTTTTTAACCTTTTTTTATACAGGACATACCCCTAAAGCTCCCGGAACGGCAGGTTCTTTACTGGCTGTGATTCTAGGAGCATTGATTATCCGCTATATTTCGATGGAGACTATTGTCCTTTTAACCATTTTATTTACAATTTTGGGTGTCAAACAGATTAACGCCTATGAGTCCGTGAGTGGTAAACATGACGACAGTCGCATTGTTATTGATGAAGTGATTGGTGTATGGATTGCACTTATTCTAAGCTCAGGTACACTCCTTCAAGTGGTACTCTGTTTTGTTTTTTTTCGTATTTTTGATATATGGAAACCTTCTTTGATTGGTAAAATTGACCGAAATGTCCAAGGTGGATGGGGTGTTATTGGTGATGATATGCTTGCGGGCGTCTTAGCAGGTATTTGTAGTGCAGGCGTTTTTCAGCTCTTTGAATACATCAAAATGACTCTCTTAAACTAA
- a CDS encoding bifunctional 2-C-methyl-D-erythritol 4-phosphate cytidylyltransferase/2-C-methyl-D-erythritol 2,4-cyclodiphosphate synthase, translating into MPDLALVMLGAGSSSRFNQRVKKQWLRSEDTPLWLFATQNLQQLFPFKQIIVTTTPDEHFYAKKFSESITFVEGGATRQESLANALLHVKTPFVLVSDIARPCIDQEMLVRILAEMENNDIVVPYLPAVDTVVYENATINRDHVKLIQTPQLSRTELLRKALQTPTLYTDDSSAIKAIGGKVAYVLGNPEAKKLTCKEDSATISCLKAPSSTPFVGEGFDVHAYEEGKVMMLGGVEVHPTTGFKAHSDGDVAIHALIDALLGAAGAGDIGELFPDNDPRYKNIDSKLLLREVCSFLAKVGFEIVHCDLTIMAEFPRLSAFKDKIRFCLADIMAISPIHVNVKATTTEKLGFVGRQEGVATSATATLKYYDWTNV; encoded by the coding sequence TTGCCCGATTTAGCGCTTGTGATGTTAGGTGCAGGTAGCTCTTCACGGTTTAATCAACGTGTTAAAAAGCAATGGTTACGCAGTGAAGATACACCCTTATGGCTTTTTGCTACTCAAAATCTCCAACAGCTTTTTCCTTTTAAGCAAATCATTGTTACGACAACACCTGATGAACACTTTTATGCCAAAAAGTTTAGCGAGTCCATTACGTTCGTCGAAGGTGGGGCGACCAGACAAGAATCCCTTGCCAATGCCCTTTTACATGTAAAAACGCCTTTTGTCCTTGTGAGTGACATTGCTCGCCCTTGTATTGATCAAGAGATGCTTGTGCGCATCTTAGCGGAAATGGAAAACAACGACATTGTGGTTCCCTATCTTCCAGCTGTCGATACAGTCGTTTATGAAAATGCTACGATTAATCGTGATCATGTTAAACTCATTCAGACGCCCCAACTTTCACGTACAGAACTCTTACGAAAAGCCCTTCAAACACCAACCCTGTATACCGATGACAGCAGTGCCATCAAAGCGATAGGGGGAAAAGTTGCTTATGTTTTGGGTAATCCTGAAGCTAAAAAGCTTACATGTAAAGAAGATAGTGCCACCATTTCATGCCTCAAAGCTCCCTCCTCTACCCCTTTTGTTGGAGAAGGTTTTGATGTACATGCCTATGAAGAGGGCAAAGTCATGATGCTTGGAGGTGTGGAAGTGCATCCAACAACAGGCTTTAAAGCACACTCCGATGGGGATGTTGCAATTCATGCACTGATTGACGCTCTTTTAGGAGCAGCAGGAGCGGGTGATATTGGAGAACTGTTCCCTGATAATGACCCACGTTATAAAAATATTGATTCAAAACTACTTCTAAGGGAGGTGTGTTCTTTTCTAGCAAAGGTGGGATTTGAAATCGTTCATTGTGATCTGACCATCATGGCAGAATTTCCGCGTTTGAGTGCCTTTAAAGACAAAATTCGCTTCTGCCTTGCCGACATTATGGCCATTTCGCCTATCCATGTTAATGTAAAAGCAACCACAACAGAAAAACTAGGGTTTGTCGGCAGACAAGAAGGTGTTGCAACCAGTGCAACGGCTACATTAAAATATTATGATTGGACGAATGTATGA
- a CDS encoding Mrp/NBP35 family ATP-binding protein, whose amino-acid sequence MLNKDAVLSALGGVKYPGFEKDIVTFGFVKDIDITDNNVYVETEIVSSSKEVGDELKGAIEKAIQAIGATRVDVVVKQPKPPVEKSNSQSGKNMAPHIKNFVMVSSGKGGVGKTTTTVNLAISLASQGKKVGLLDADIYGPNVPRMMGVVDTHPEIVGQKVKPILAYGVEMMSMGSLMENGQSLIWRGAMVMKAIEQLLRDILWSDLDVLFIDMPPGTGDAQLTLAQSVPVTAGICVTTPQQVALDDTERSLDMFQKLHIPIAGIMENMSGFICPETNKEYDIFGKGTTKPLADKFETIVIGEIPIEPAVREGGDAGKPVSFFHPESETAKRYQASARKLWECIEKVNAEGGANNEAIQPTMGINGAPSACSSVKK is encoded by the coding sequence ATGTTAAATAAAGATGCCGTTTTAAGCGCATTAGGTGGCGTAAAATACCCAGGTTTTGAAAAAGATATTGTGACATTTGGTTTTGTTAAAGATATTGATATAACCGATAATAATGTTTATGTAGAAACAGAGATCGTCTCTTCTAGTAAAGAGGTAGGCGACGAATTAAAAGGTGCTATTGAGAAGGCAATTCAAGCGATTGGTGCGACTCGTGTGGATGTTGTGGTGAAGCAGCCAAAGCCTCCAGTTGAGAAAAGCAACTCACAATCTGGTAAAAACATGGCGCCTCACATCAAGAATTTCGTGATGGTAAGCTCAGGAAAAGGCGGTGTGGGTAAAACAACTACCACGGTTAACCTTGCGATTTCACTGGCAAGCCAAGGTAAAAAAGTAGGTTTACTGGATGCTGATATTTATGGACCAAACGTCCCTCGTATGATGGGTGTGGTTGATACGCATCCAGAGATCGTTGGACAAAAAGTAAAACCAATCCTTGCCTATGGTGTTGAGATGATGAGTATGGGTTCTTTAATGGAAAACGGTCAGTCACTCATTTGGAGAGGTGCAATGGTTATGAAAGCCATTGAGCAACTCTTACGTGATATTTTATGGAGTGATTTGGATGTGCTTTTCATCGACATGCCTCCAGGAACAGGTGATGCACAACTCACGTTGGCGCAAAGTGTACCCGTTACGGCAGGTATTTGTGTTACAACCCCTCAACAAGTCGCCCTTGATGATACCGAGCGAAGCTTGGATATGTTCCAAAAATTGCATATCCCAATAGCAGGAATCATGGAAAACATGAGTGGATTTATCTGTCCTGAGACCAATAAAGAGTATGATATCTTCGGAAAAGGGACCACCAAACCGTTAGCGGATAAGTTCGAAACCATCGTCATTGGTGAGATTCCTATTGAACCTGCTGTTCGTGAAGGCGGAGATGCTGGAAAACCAGTGAGCTTCTTCCATCCAGAGAGCGAGACAGCGAAACGCTATCAAGCTTCAGCTCGTAAGCTATGGGAGTGCATTGAAAAAGTAAATGCCGAAGGTGGTGCCAACAATGAAGCGATTCAGCCAACTATGGGTATTAATGGCGCACCCAGTGCTTGTTCAAGTGTGAAAAAGTAA